The following coding sequences are from one Desulfuromonas sp. TF window:
- a CDS encoding efflux RND transporter permease subunit produces GRMVQLSNLVAVDETVAPKELNHFNQLRAAKVTASLAQGYALSDGIAQLEEIAARVLPGNAVVDYDGPSREFKESSASLYVTFLLALGFIYLVLAAQFESFVDPFIIMLSVPLSVTGALLALNLSGHTLNVYSQIGLVTLVGLITKHGILIVEFANQLQEEGWSKFDAVVESASLRLRPILMTTGAMVLGALPLALAHGAGAESRQAIGWVIVGGMSLGTVLTLFVVPTAYLLIARRRTAEEGGEVSGEELVPEPAEG; encoded by the coding sequence GGGAAGGATGGTTCAGCTCTCCAACCTGGTGGCCGTCGATGAGACGGTGGCCCCCAAGGAGCTCAACCACTTCAACCAGCTGCGCGCCGCCAAGGTCACCGCCAGCCTGGCGCAGGGGTACGCCCTCTCCGACGGGATCGCCCAACTGGAGGAGATCGCCGCCCGGGTCCTCCCCGGAAACGCGGTCGTCGACTACGACGGCCCCTCCCGGGAGTTCAAGGAGTCGAGCGCCAGCCTCTACGTGACGTTCCTGCTCGCCCTCGGCTTCATCTACCTGGTGCTGGCGGCTCAGTTCGAGAGCTTCGTCGATCCCTTCATCATCATGCTCTCGGTCCCCTTGAGCGTCACCGGAGCCCTTCTGGCCCTCAACCTCAGCGGCCATACCCTCAACGTCTACAGCCAGATCGGTCTGGTGACCCTGGTGGGGCTGATCACCAAGCACGGCATCCTCATCGTCGAGTTCGCCAACCAGCTGCAGGAGGAGGGGTGGAGCAAGTTCGACGCGGTGGTCGAATCGGCCTCCCTGCGCCTGCGCCCCATCCTCATGACCACCGGGGCCATGGTCCTGGGAGCCCTCCCTCTGGCCCTGGCCCACGGCGCCGGCGCCGAAAGCCGCCAGGCCATCGGCTGGGTCATCGTCGGGGGGATGAGCCTGGGGACGGTGCTGACCCTCTTCGTTGTCCCCACCGCATATCTGCTCATTGCTCGAAGGCGGACAGCCGAAGAGGGAGGGGAAGTTTCCGGAGAAGAGCTTGTTCCTGAGCCGGCGGAGGGGTAA